One segment of Triticum aestivum cultivar Chinese Spring chromosome 2A, IWGSC CS RefSeq v2.1, whole genome shotgun sequence DNA contains the following:
- the LOC123186491 gene encoding exocyst complex component EXO70A1-like, whose protein sequence is DCLVLDRSTERLGFILTERRRLIATISDKVHRGWKSYRQDSSWDIDILQGEGEVHRNTRLLVDCITLIRRAQASAINSAESQYTEELHYLILQEISSLKDLLVKKSALCSDPSLRYMFLLNNAYFLAQLSEPSTQLEDVELCSGQHQGLKLVPECEKYMDNYLDASWGHVLSCLPKSRSPGLIHRWINTSSLAKFESAFRKTYQAQKFWKVPDPQLRDVLRRTIIERVISGYRDYLKEHPRLEKHASDGNSSPEVLEEMLGELFEG, encoded by the coding sequence gattgcttggtccttgatagatcgacggagcgcctcggatttattctaacagaaAGGAGGAGGTTAATTGCGACCATATCAGACAAGGTGCACCGAGGGTGGAAAAGTTATCGTCAAGATTCCTCGTGGGATATTGACATTCTGCAAGGGGAAGGCGAGGTTCACCGGAACACTCGGTTGTTGGTGGATTGCATAACTTTGATAAGGAGAGCACAGGCATCAGCAATTAACTCCGCAGAGAGCCAGTACACTGAAGAGCTTCACTACCTGATACTTCAAGAGATAAGTTCTCTCAAGGATCTGCTTGTGAAAAAATCGGCTTTGTGCTCGGACCCAAGCCTCAGGTACATGTTCTTGCTTAACAATGCCTATTTCCTAGCGCAGTTATCTGAGCCATCGACGCAGTTAGAGGATGTAGAGTTGTGCTCTGGACAACACCAGGGACTTAAACTTGTACCTGAATGTGAGAAGTACATGGATAATTATCTTGATGCTTCATGGGGGCATGTGCTATCCTGTTTACCAAAATCCAGATCTCCGGGATTGATCCATCGTTGGATCAACACCTCTTCACTGGCAAAATTCGAGTCTGCATTTCGCAAAACGTACCAAGCTCAGAAGTTTTGGAAGGTTCCGGACCCTCAGCTTAGAGATGTGCTGCGGAGAACTATCATCGAGAGAGTCATTTCAGGTTACCGTGACTACCTGAAGGAGCATCCCCGGCTAGAGAAACACGCTAGTGACGGAAACAGCAGTCCCGAAGTTTTGGAGGAGATGCTGGGAGAGCTATTTGAAGGATGA
- the LOC123186490 gene encoding uncharacterized protein has translation MDPLPPLSSYRESIRSVVVWPGWGISPQSGQSGSNYSSNSGASSSYMSSNYSVCSSGSAFAAQADLSASELTKIAQRMVSDGYVMHIFQSFIDSSSSPIVRYGGRYSLENWFVELDVDWVLQIRENNGDYCEWRFQFRGVSASRLQELVERWSPAMTIIVVSFRELVATIHDAPAVAQFGKASISPMLAFIDAVIHANEAEKLQAMLHTYFCVSNASYNMSLMHLISSEAQRIFNEICASLDRESVRVLSNIIVQGRLQLDLILDCV, from the coding sequence ATGGATCCCTTGCCGCCGCTCAGCTCGTACCGCGAGTCGATCCGAAGCGTCGTTGTCTGGCCCGGATGGGGCATCTCCCCTCAGTCCGGTCAGAGCGGATCCAACTACTCCAGCAACTCAGGTGCCTCAAGTTCTTACATGTCATCCAACTACTCTGTCTGCTCCTCCGGCTCGGCGTTCGCTGCCCAAGCAGACCTCAGTGCCAGCGAGCTCACAAAGATCGCTCAAAGAATGGTCAGCGACGGTTACGTGATGCACATATTCCAGTCATTCATCGACTCATCTTCCTCGCCAATAGTCCGATACGGTGGCCGTTATTCGCTGGAGAATTGGTTCGTCGAGCTTGACGTCGATTGGGTTCTCCAAATACGGGAGAACAATGGCGACTACTGCGAGTGGCGCTTCCAGTTCAGAGGCGTGTCTGCATCACGCCTCCAAGAATTGGTCGAGAGGTGGAGCCCAGCTATGACTATAATTGTTGTCAGTTTCAGAGAGCTGGTCGCTACCATCCACGACGCGCCGGCAGTTGCACAGTTTGGTAAAGCGAGCATCTCACCGATGCTCGCCTTTATCGACGCCGTGATCCATGCTAACGAGGCAGAGAAGCTACAGGCCATGCTACACACATACTTTTGCGTCTCCAACGCATCATACAACATGTCTCTGATGCACCTGATCTCTTCAGAAGCCCAAAGGATTTTCAACGAGATATGCGCCTCGTTGGACAGAGAAAGTGTTAGAGTtctgtcgaatattattgtacaaggtaggttacagttggacttgattttggactgtgtgtag